In one window of Flavobacterium ginsengisoli DNA:
- a CDS encoding Crp/Fnr family transcriptional regulator, whose amino-acid sequence MALILENIAKHVSLTPEEQALFLSKLETNTYKAKTLLLNAGEVCKHSYFVNSGILRSFNINDNIVEHVLSFACEGWWMSDMYSYFSQKPGQLFIEVLEEAEVVSLSKENQEQLYLEIPKLERFFRILIENSLVANQQRLMDNLSLPAEERFEKFTKKYGTLVHKVPQKQIASFIGVTPEFFSKMKARLLKK is encoded by the coding sequence ATGGCATTAATTCTTGAAAACATTGCCAAACACGTTTCTCTGACACCAGAAGAACAGGCGCTTTTTTTATCTAAACTAGAAACCAACACTTACAAAGCCAAAACGCTTTTATTAAATGCTGGCGAAGTCTGCAAACATTCCTATTTCGTAAATTCAGGTATTTTAAGAAGTTTCAATATCAACGATAATATTGTTGAACACGTTCTTTCATTTGCTTGTGAAGGATGGTGGATGAGCGATATGTACAGTTATTTTTCGCAAAAACCGGGACAGCTTTTTATTGAAGTTCTGGAAGAAGCTGAAGTGGTTTCTTTGTCTAAAGAAAATCAGGAACAATTGTATCTTGAAATTCCAAAATTGGAGCGATTTTTTAGAATTTTAATTGAGAATTCATTGGTTGCGAATCAACAGCGATTAATGGACAACTTGAGTTTACCTGCGGAAGAACGTTTCGAAAAATTCACAAAAAAATACGGAACGTTGGTACACAAAGTTCCTCAAAAACAAATCGCTTCTTTCATTGGCGTAACACCAGAATTCTTCAGCAAAATGAAAGCTCGGCTTTTGAAGAAATAA
- the aceA gene encoding isocitrate lyase, protein MKTTEDRIQELINDWITNPRWKGVERPYTASEVVTLQGSYKIEHSIAKMGAEKLWRKLKSQDYVAGLGALTGNQAIQEVDAGLEAIYLSGWQVAADANLAGEMYPDQSLYPVNSVPMVVKKINNALLRADQIQTVNNIEDRKDYLVPIVADAEAGFGGNLNAFELMKSMIEAGASGVHFEDQLSSAKKCGHLGGKVLVPTQEAINKLIAARLASDVMGVSTLIVARTDADATNLLTSDADPRDRKFLTGEKTAEGFFYVKNGIDQGIARGLSYAPYADLIWMETSNPDLDYARKFAKAMKKEFPDKMLAYNCSPSFNWATKLSVAEMETFREDLATMGYSFQFITLAGFHALNTSMFELSRAYKERGMAGYSELQEREFALQKNGFRAVKHQAFVGTSYFDAVQNTVMLGKSAITAMEHSTEVEQF, encoded by the coding sequence ATGAAAACAACAGAAGACAGAATTCAGGAATTGATTAACGATTGGATTACGAACCCGAGATGGAAAGGAGTAGAGCGTCCTTATACTGCAAGCGAAGTAGTAACACTTCAGGGGTCTTATAAAATTGAGCATTCTATTGCTAAAATGGGTGCAGAGAAATTATGGAGAAAGTTAAAAAGTCAGGATTATGTTGCGGGTTTGGGAGCGTTGACTGGAAATCAAGCGATTCAGGAAGTGGATGCTGGTTTAGAAGCAATTTATTTAAGCGGATGGCAAGTTGCTGCTGATGCAAATCTGGCTGGAGAAATGTATCCTGACCAATCGCTTTATCCAGTAAACAGTGTTCCGATGGTGGTAAAAAAGATCAACAACGCTTTATTGCGTGCTGATCAGATTCAGACTGTAAATAATATTGAAGATAGAAAAGATTATTTAGTTCCAATTGTAGCTGATGCTGAAGCTGGTTTTGGTGGAAACCTAAATGCTTTCGAATTAATGAAATCTATGATTGAAGCTGGAGCTTCTGGAGTTCATTTTGAAGATCAGCTGAGTTCTGCAAAAAAATGCGGACACTTGGGCGGAAAGGTTTTAGTTCCAACGCAAGAGGCGATTAATAAATTAATTGCGGCACGTTTGGCTTCAGATGTCATGGGAGTTTCAACTTTAATTGTAGCTCGAACAGATGCCGATGCGACTAATCTATTAACAAGCGATGCCGATCCTAGAGACAGAAAATTTCTAACAGGAGAAAAAACGGCGGAAGGCTTTTTCTACGTAAAAAACGGAATCGATCAGGGAATTGCAAGAGGTTTAAGCTACGCACCATACGCAGATTTGATCTGGATGGAAACCAGTAATCCCGATTTAGATTATGCAAGAAAGTTTGCAAAAGCCATGAAAAAAGAATTCCCAGATAAAATGCTGGCGTATAATTGTTCTCCGTCTTTCAATTGGGCGACAAAATTATCAGTTGCTGAAATGGAAACATTTAGAGAAGATTTAGCGACAATGGGATATAGTTTTCAATTCATTACTTTAGCAGGATTCCATGCTTTAAATACAAGTATGTTCGAATTGTCAAGAGCTTATAAGGAACGAGGAATGGCAGGTTATTCTGAATTGCAGGAACGCGAATTTGCTTTACAGAAAAACGGATTCAGAGCCGTAAAACACCAGGCTTTCGTAGGAACGTCTTATTTTGACGCTGTTCAGAACACGGTAATGTTAGGTAAATCAGCAATAACCGCAATGGAACATTCTACAGAGGTTGAGCAATTTTAA
- the aceB gene encoding malate synthase A — translation MKNQLEITETAMEFLAEKKLRYPKIWTEEAIVFITELHRRFESQRKLLLLQREQKQVAFDQGIMPVFILETKGVREGNWKAGEIPKDLLDRRVEITGPVDRKMIINALNSGAKTFMADFEDSTSPTWQNLMDGQVNLIDAVNKTITYTDLVKQKSYHLNEKIATLIVRPRGLHLPEKHVLVEGNEVSGSLIDFGLYVFHNHKRLLENNSGPYFYIPKLEHYLEARWWNNVIDFTEDYLKLNRGTIKVTVLIETITASFQLDEIIYELKEHIVGLNCGRWDYIFSYIKKFRKNPKFIVPDRDQVTMTSPFMNAYSNLVIQRCHKRGIHAIGGMATQIPIRNNEEANAVAFAKVRTDKEREVKNGHDGTWVAHPDLVAIAKEIFDKGMPTPNQIHVKREHRKITEADLIEPPIGIITENGVRKNINVGVLYLASWLNGQGAAALHNLMEDAATAEISRSQLWQWLQNKVLLDNGRKLDLAYYHELALDEFRKIKEELGEENYEKQQFPLAEKMLERLVVNLHFVDFLTLPCYKYL, via the coding sequence TATAACTGAATTGCATAGAAGATTCGAATCACAGCGAAAACTATTGCTTTTACAGAGAGAACAAAAACAAGTCGCTTTTGATCAGGGAATTATGCCAGTTTTTATTCTGGAAACCAAAGGTGTCAGAGAAGGCAATTGGAAAGCTGGTGAAATTCCGAAAGATTTATTGGATCGTAGAGTAGAAATCACGGGGCCAGTTGATCGCAAAATGATTATCAATGCGTTGAATTCGGGAGCAAAAACCTTCATGGCCGATTTTGAAGACAGCACTTCGCCAACTTGGCAAAACCTTATGGACGGTCAAGTAAATCTAATCGATGCGGTAAACAAAACAATCACTTATACGGATTTGGTAAAACAGAAATCCTATCATTTAAATGAAAAAATCGCAACGCTAATTGTACGTCCGAGAGGTTTGCATTTGCCGGAAAAACATGTTCTAGTTGAAGGAAATGAAGTTTCGGGTTCTTTGATAGATTTTGGTTTGTATGTTTTTCATAATCATAAGCGACTTTTAGAAAACAATTCTGGACCGTATTTCTATATTCCGAAATTAGAGCATTATCTGGAAGCGCGTTGGTGGAATAATGTAATTGATTTTACCGAGGATTATTTAAAACTGAACAGAGGAACGATAAAAGTGACGGTTTTAATTGAAACGATAACGGCAAGTTTTCAATTGGATGAAATTATCTACGAATTGAAAGAACATATCGTTGGCTTAAACTGCGGACGCTGGGATTATATTTTCTCATACATCAAAAAGTTTAGAAAAAATCCAAAATTCATTGTACCAGATCGCGATCAGGTAACTATGACTTCGCCTTTTATGAATGCTTATTCAAATCTAGTAATTCAAAGATGTCATAAAAGAGGCATTCATGCAATTGGCGGAATGGCGACTCAAATTCCGATTCGAAATAATGAAGAAGCCAATGCAGTTGCTTTCGCAAAAGTAAGAACCGATAAAGAACGTGAAGTTAAAAATGGACACGACGGAACTTGGGTAGCGCATCCAGATTTAGTTGCAATTGCAAAAGAGATTTTTGATAAAGGAATGCCAACTCCAAATCAGATTCATGTAAAAAGAGAACATCGAAAAATTACAGAAGCTGATTTGATTGAACCACCAATTGGAATCATTACTGAAAATGGCGTTCGAAAAAATATAAATGTTGGAGTATTGTATTTGGCTTCATGGCTGAACGGGCAAGGCGCCGCCGCATTGCACAATTTGATGGAAGATGCTGCGACGGCCGAAATTTCGAGATCGCAATTATGGCAATGGCTTCAAAATAAAGTGCTTTTAGATAATGGACGAAAATTAGATTTGGCTTATTATCATGAATTGGCTTTGGATGAATTCAGAAAAATTAAGGAAGAACTAGGGGAAGAAAATTATGAAAAACAACAATTTCCATTAGCCGAAAAAATGTTAGAAAGACTAGTTGTAAACCTGCATTTTGTGGATTTCCTTACTCTTCCATGTTATAAATATCTATAA